The Maridesulfovibrio hydrothermalis AM13 = DSM 14728 DNA window TTTTCTTTCCGAATCCCCGAAGTGAAGGATAATTTATGATGACTCCCACAGACAAAAATATACTTATCGTTGACGATGAACCGCCTCTGCGCATGCTCATCCGCGCCGTACTTGAAAGCGACGGCTGGAACGTCCATGAAGCAGAATCAGGTGAACAGGCTTTGCAGATGCTTCCCGGACTCAGCCTGAATGCCGCCTTGATCGATATGCGTATGGACGGCATGGACGGCATGACCCTGCTCAAAGAACTGCATGGAATTGTTCCCGGTCTTCCGGTTATCATGCTCACCGCATACGGCAATGTGAACGCCGCTGTTGTAGCCATGAAACACGGCGCATTCGACTACCTCACCAAGCCGGCTGATAATGAAGAACTTAAAGCTGTCATGGCGAAAGCCCTCGATTACTCAAGGCTTGTAGATGAGAATGAACGGCTGAAGTCCGCCGCAGGTGCTACCGAAGAAATGATCGGCAGCACTCAGGTCATGCGAAACGTCAAAGAACTGATTGAACAGGCAGGTCCGTCCGAGGCAACCATTCTGGTACTAGGTGAATCAGGAACGGGTAAAGAACTGGTTGCTGAAGGATTGCATAAGGCCAGTTTACGGGCTGACAAGCCGCTGATTAAAGTCAACTGCGCTGCGCTGCCGGGTGATCTGCTGGAAAGTGAACTTTTCGGATATATGAAAGGAGCGTTTACCGGAGCTGCCACAAACAAGCCCGGTAGATTTCAACTTGCCTCCGGCGGAACACTGTTTCTTGATGAAATCGGGGAAATGGATCCGGTGCTGCAAGCCAAAATTTTAAGGGCCTTGCAGGAAAAAGTTGTTGAGCCGTTAGGAAGCGTTTCCCCTGTTGAGACAGATGTCCGCATCATTGCTGCAACCAACCGGAATCTAAAAGAAGAAGTTGAGAAAGGTACCTTTCGCGAAGATCTGTATTACCGCCTAAGTGTACTTGAAATACGCATCCCCCCGCTTCGGGAGAGAATAGGCGATCTTCCGGCTCTTGTGGCTTACCTGCTGGAAAAACTGGGCCGCAAAAACAATAAAAAAGTGCGCTCGGTCAGTCCCGCTTTTCTTGATGTACTCAGCCGCTACGACTGGCCCGGTAATGTGCGTGAACTTGAAAACGTTCTCGAACGGGCAATCATCCTCAGCCGAAGTGAAGTGCTGGGGCACGAACTTCTGCCTCCGCAGGTACAAAATCATGTAGCAAAAACTCCTGCTCCTGCCGCTTCCGCAACAGCTTCCGAAACTCCGGCAGGTAAGACTCCTCCTGCCGCAGCAAGTCCATCTTCACTTGATGACGCCGAACGGCAGGCACTTATCACGGCCCTTGAAGCCAACCAGCACCATCGGGAACGTACTGCCGATGCACTTGGCATCAGTCGCAGGACATTGCAATACAAGTTGAAAAAATATGGGCTGACCCGCAGATAATTTTTCAGATAGCATACAACAAAAAAAGGCTGCCTGTAATTTGAAAATCAAGTTATAGGCAGCCTTTTTTTATTGCTTAAAAATAACACCATTACTCCCGCTCTTTCAGGGTGTTATAAAAGTTATTACGCACCGTTCTATCACTTTTTTCCCCATCAAAAAGCAGTTGGGATCACCCTTTCCCGCAACTTCCATATTGTGCACTTTTTTTAGCCAAATTTTACAAGTAAACCGTAAAAACAGAGGCTAATTTTAACTAAAACCAATCTAATTTGACAACTACACA harbors:
- a CDS encoding sigma-54-dependent transcriptional regulator, with product MMTPTDKNILIVDDEPPLRMLIRAVLESDGWNVHEAESGEQALQMLPGLSLNAALIDMRMDGMDGMTLLKELHGIVPGLPVIMLTAYGNVNAAVVAMKHGAFDYLTKPADNEELKAVMAKALDYSRLVDENERLKSAAGATEEMIGSTQVMRNVKELIEQAGPSEATILVLGESGTGKELVAEGLHKASLRADKPLIKVNCAALPGDLLESELFGYMKGAFTGAATNKPGRFQLASGGTLFLDEIGEMDPVLQAKILRALQEKVVEPLGSVSPVETDVRIIAATNRNLKEEVEKGTFREDLYYRLSVLEIRIPPLRERIGDLPALVAYLLEKLGRKNNKKVRSVSPAFLDVLSRYDWPGNVRELENVLERAIILSRSEVLGHELLPPQVQNHVAKTPAPAASATASETPAGKTPPAAASPSSLDDAERQALITALEANQHHRERTADALGISRRTLQYKLKKYGLTRR